One stretch of Hevea brasiliensis isolate MT/VB/25A 57/8 chromosome 12, ASM3005281v1, whole genome shotgun sequence DNA includes these proteins:
- the LOC110648393 gene encoding protein SICKLE, whose amino-acid sequence MEDSERRRERLKAMRTIAAQAEASSNFENPAVSGFLANPLLESPAALPAQEESRAIPRFDFYTDPMAAFSANKKRSAAGNQAQQGYVTPTSDSGSPMARFSSPRPGLRNTDMTPSPAHQIQMQSSYSPNQRMYQAHGPYDSPAPFWSPRTSPFPMHQENVAGYYSNPSDTYTRSPYPNHGGNPSFQAVGSPGFYYGQRGPPRHGNSPIIGSGRGGGSPYSGRTQGQWDGGRRNQVSSWSGRRGRGFHFRGTAPDEKLGPEPFYDKSMVEDPWQNLEPVVWRGLDSAVNNLHTPGSSNSVTMKKPRVSESSNKSSSQQSLAEYLAASFNEAVKDAASV is encoded by the exons ATGGAGGATTCAGAAAGGAGGAGGGAAAGATTGAAAGCAATGCGAACAATAGCTGCTCAGGCTGAAGCTTCTAGCAATTTTGAAAACCCAGCAGTTTCTGGTTTCCTTGCTAATCCACTACTGGAGAGCCCTGCCGCTCTGCCTGCACAGGAGGAGTCCCGTGCAATTCCAAGGTTTGATTTTTACACAGATCCTATGGCTGCATTTTCTGCTAACAAGAAAAGGAGTGCTGCTGGTAACCAGGCTCAGCAAGGATATGTTACCCCAACAAGTGATAGTGGTTCTCCCATGGCGCGGTTTTCTTCTCCCCGTCCAG GATTAAGGAACACTGATATGACTCCCTCTCCTGCTCATCAAATTCAAATGCAAAGTAGTTATTCACCCAATCAGAGGATGTATCAAGCACATGGTCCTTATGATAGTCCTGCTCCCTTCTGGAGTCCAAGAACCAGTCCTTTTCCCATGCATCAAGAAAATGTAGCTGGCTATTACAGCAACCCCTCCGATACTTATACAAGAAGTCCATACCCCAACCATGGAGGAAACCCAAGCTTTCAAGCAGTAGGGAGCCCTGGTTTTTATTATGGACAACGTGGGCCTCCTCGGCATGGCAACAGTCCAATCATTGGCTCAGGGCGTGGAGGTGGTTCTCCTTATTCAGGAAGAACCCAGGGACAGTGGGATGGTGGCAGAAGAAACCAAGTATCTAGCTGGAGTGGTAGGAGAGGGCGGGGGTTTCATTTTCGTGGAACTGCACCAGATGAGAAATTGGGCCCAGAGCCTTTTTATGACAAGTCAATGGTTGAAGACCCATGGCAAAATTTAGAACCTGTTGTGTGGAGGGGTCTGGACAGTGCAGTGAATAATTTGCATACACCTGGCTCTTCAAATTCAGTTACCATGAAAAAGCCAAGAGTTTCAGAGTCTTCTAACAAGTCCAGTTCTCAACAAAGCCTTGCAGAATACCTTGCTGCCTCATTTAATGAAGCTGTCAAAGATGCAGCAAGTGTATAA